One segment of Alistipes finegoldii DSM 17242 DNA contains the following:
- a CDS encoding B12-binding domain-containing radical SAM protein, producing MVQFLSVLVVSACSILLISANRHTSPYPVYPLGISYLKTYLERTISGIRVDTADCNLLTDEELAERIRTLAPRYIGVSLRNVDGANSLDRRGFLPEYKALIDVIRAASDAPLIIGGAGFSIYPQAFMRELGADYGIHGEGEGPLAELIGALERGETGADIPAVYTRDGRTGNGPMGNGPAKNRLSENTPTENTPTGNERTENGRRSYLPAIEVEFEPELTGYYWKRSGMLNIQTKRGCPYECIYCSYPHIDGRCVRTMDPEIIAENILRAKRDYGINYLFFTDSVFNIRPEYNVRLAETLIRRGTNVAWGAYFSPRGIDAEQMRLFRASGLTHIEFGTESFCDRTLEAYGKRFTFGDVVRASRLALDNGVYYAHFLILGGYGDTREHVRETIENSRRLEYTVMFPYAGMRIYPHTRLAELAAREGVVAPDDDLLAPAYYIAPDFDLEEARSAAAATGKAWVFPDDPQSALVDTLRLKRNKKGPLWEYLRKP from the coding sequence ATGGTTCAATTTCTATCGGTTCTGGTCGTGAGCGCATGTAGCATATTACTCATTTCGGCAAACCGCCACACGTCGCCCTACCCCGTTTATCCGCTCGGAATTTCCTACCTGAAAACCTACCTTGAGCGCACGATAAGCGGGATACGTGTCGATACGGCCGACTGCAACCTGCTCACGGACGAAGAGCTGGCCGAACGCATCCGCACGCTCGCGCCCCGCTATATCGGGGTGTCGCTGCGCAACGTGGACGGCGCCAATTCGCTCGACCGACGGGGGTTCCTGCCGGAGTACAAGGCGCTGATCGACGTCATACGCGCGGCCAGCGACGCACCCCTGATTATCGGCGGGGCGGGATTCTCGATCTATCCGCAGGCGTTCATGCGGGAGCTGGGGGCCGATTACGGCATTCACGGCGAGGGCGAAGGGCCGCTGGCGGAGCTGATCGGAGCCTTGGAACGGGGCGAAACCGGGGCAGACATTCCGGCGGTCTATACCCGCGACGGACGCACGGGAAACGGACCTATGGGAAACGGCCCTGCGAAAAACCGTCTCTCGGAAAACACACCCACGGAAAACACACCCACCGGAAACGAACGCACCGAAAACGGGCGGCGCAGTTACCTGCCGGCGATCGAAGTGGAGTTCGAGCCGGAGCTGACCGGGTATTACTGGAAGCGGAGCGGCATGCTCAACATCCAGACCAAGCGGGGGTGCCCCTACGAGTGCATCTACTGTTCGTATCCTCATATCGACGGGCGGTGCGTGCGCACGATGGACCCCGAAATCATCGCCGAAAACATCCTCCGCGCCAAGCGCGATTACGGCATAAATTACCTGTTCTTCACCGACTCGGTGTTCAACATCCGTCCCGAATACAACGTCCGGCTGGCCGAAACGCTCATCCGGCGCGGGACGAACGTCGCGTGGGGCGCCTACTTCTCGCCGCGGGGCATCGACGCCGAGCAGATGCGGCTGTTCAGGGCTTCGGGCCTGACCCACATCGAATTCGGCACCGAGTCGTTCTGCGACCGGACGCTGGAAGCCTACGGCAAACGCTTCACCTTCGGCGACGTCGTGCGGGCCAGCCGGCTGGCGCTGGACAACGGGGTCTACTACGCCCACTTCCTGATTCTGGGCGGGTACGGCGACACGCGGGAGCATGTGCGCGAAACGATCGAAAATTCGCGCCGGCTGGAATACACCGTCATGTTCCCCTATGCGGGCATGCGCATCTATCCGCACACCCGGCTGGCGGAGCTGGCCGCACGCGAAGGCGTCGTCGCCCCGGACGACGACCTGCTGGCGCCGGCCTATTACATCGCCCCGGACTTCGACTTGGAAGAGGCCCGCAGCGCGGCCGCCGCGACGGGCAAGGCGTGGGTTTTCCCCGACGACCCGCAGAGCGCGCTGGTCGATACGCTGCGGCTGAAACGAAATAAAAAAGGACCTTTATGGGAGTACCTGAGAAAGCCCTGA
- a CDS encoding hydroxymyristoyl-ACP dehydratase, with translation MGVPEKALIAADEIVEYIPQRPPIVMADAFYGIGEDGCARSGLTVCEDNIFVEEGALSECGLIEHIAQSAALRAGYMDRSRGEKVRLGYIGAVNDLKVHALPPVGSRLVTTIVVEQAVMNVTLLSARTECGGKPVAECRMKIYMEE, from the coding sequence ATGGGAGTACCTGAGAAAGCCCTGATTGCGGCGGACGAAATAGTGGAATACATTCCGCAGCGGCCGCCGATCGTCATGGCGGACGCCTTCTACGGCATCGGCGAAGACGGATGCGCCCGCAGCGGGCTGACCGTATGCGAAGACAACATCTTCGTCGAAGAGGGCGCGCTCAGCGAGTGCGGCCTGATCGAGCATATCGCCCAGTCGGCCGCCCTGCGCGCAGGATACATGGACCGCAGCCGCGGCGAAAAGGTGCGGCTGGGATATATCGGGGCCGTGAACGACCTGAAAGTCCACGCACTGCCCCCGGTCGGCAGCCGGCTCGTCACGACAATCGTCGTCGAACAGGCGGTAATGAACGTAACCCTGCTTTCGGCACGGACCGAATGCGGCGGAAAGCCCGTCGCCGAGTGCCGGATGAAAATATACATGGAAGAGTGA
- a CDS encoding acyl-CoA thioesterase, with product MVRRKTAEASLVGKTSLRVRFSEVDSMQIVWHGEYVRYFEDGREAFGREFAGLGYMDIHANGYTAPIVELQLQYKKPLRVNDTAVVETRYIATEAAKICFEYTIRSATDGEIVAEGSSTQVFLDARGELQLLAPEFYRKWKERWDVK from the coding sequence ATGGTACGCAGAAAAACAGCCGAGGCGAGTCTGGTCGGCAAGACGTCGCTGCGCGTAAGGTTCAGCGAGGTGGACTCGATGCAGATCGTGTGGCACGGCGAATACGTGCGCTATTTCGAGGACGGACGCGAGGCCTTCGGGCGCGAATTCGCGGGGCTAGGCTACATGGACATCCATGCCAACGGATACACCGCGCCGATCGTCGAACTGCAGCTGCAATACAAAAAGCCGCTGCGCGTAAACGACACGGCCGTGGTCGAGACCCGTTATATCGCCACCGAAGCGGCGAAAATATGTTTCGAATACACGATCCGCAGCGCCACCGACGGAGAAATCGTCGCCGAGGGAAGCTCGACGCAGGTGTTTCTCGACGCCCGCGGCGAGCTGCAGCTGCTCGCGCCGGAGTTCTACCGCAAATGGAAGGAGAGATGGGACGTGAAGTAG